Sequence from the Bacteroidales bacterium genome:
ATGTTAATAATAAAAATTCAGACAACAGAACAGCTTTGCACAATGCTGCAGAAAGAGACGGAATAGTTGAAACTTTACTTGAAAACAATGCAGATCCTGATATTCAGATTACCGGGAAAGAATTCAAAGGTTGGACAGCTCTTATGCTTGCAGGATATAAAGGGCACATGGATGAATTCCAAGCTTTACTGGATGCAGGAGCAGACACTGATATTAAAAACGCTGACGGGAAAACTGTTTGGGAAATAGAACCATATGACAAAATATCACTCTTGCACCATGCAGTAAAACATAAAAAAATTGTGAAACTTCTTCTTGAAAAAGAATTTGACCCAAATTTACAAACTGATGACGGCAGTACGCCTCTAATGTATGCAGGACGTTGGGGATATATTGATGTTTTTCAATTGTTATTGGATAATGGTGCAGATATTACAATTAAAAACAACAAAGGAAAAGCTGTTTGGGAGTTAAGCTATGAAGATAGTATTACGGTACTGCACTATGCTGCAAGAAAAAATAATACTGATATTTGTAAAATCTTGGTTGAAATCGGTGCCGAAGTTAATGCAAGAATATCGGAAAGTAAATATGAGTTTAATAATCCCGGATTTACTCCTTTACTTTTTGCGATACAAAATAATAATCATGAACTTGTCAAATATTTTATTGAAACCGGTGCTGATGTTAATGATACATTTCCTGAAGTCAATGATGAATATCCGTTATGGACAGCTTTACATTTTGCTGCAAAGCAAAATAATTTAAACTCTGTATTGACTTCGGTTAATAATAATGCAGATAAAGAAGCACTGACAAAGAACGGATATACCGCTTCAGATATTGCAAAAAATTACGGGTCTGACAATGTACATTTCTTCTTACAAAATCCAAAAAAGAACAGAATATTTGCTCTTTATAAGACCAAGCATTATAAAGAAATGTATAGTTTATTAAAGCAAGATAACAGTTTATTGAATTATCAAAATCAAGACGGGAAAACACTTTTACACTTGTGTATAACAGATTGTAATATGGATGTGCTGAAAAAATTGTTAAAGTTCAAACCGGATTTAAATGTGAAAGATAAAACCGGTGAAACAATTCTTTTTCGTTCAGTATTACTTGATAAAAAAGACTTTGTAAAATTGTTGATCAGTAAAGGTTCAGATGTAAACATTCCTAATAATGATGGGTACACATCGCTTTATATTGCTAAAAAAAATAAAAATAAAATAATTGAGACATTATTGGTCGATAAAGGAGCAAAACAATCAAATATAAATGCAAAACTTATTTTACCTGTTAATCAAGCCGGTAATTTTTATTCTGTATTGTTTACGGCTGACAATACTAAAATTTTATCCGGTTCAGAAAAAAATATTAAACTGTGGGATATTGAAACAGGAAAGGAAATTAAAACCTACATCGGCCATAAGAGCAGGGTATATTCAATAGTTCTTTCTCCGGACGGTACTCAAATGGTATCAGGTTCATTGGATAAAACCATAAAATTATGGGATGTTTCAACCGGAATTGAAATCAGAACTTTTATCGGTCACACCGACAGAATTAATTCCCTTGCATTTTCACCGGACGGTACAAAAATAATTTCCTGTTCGGGTGACGGAACAATAAAGTTATGGGATGTTACAACAGGGAATATTATTAAAACATTTAAAGATGATAAATATGATGTTACATCTTATGCTTTTTCGCCTGACAACACAAAAATTATTTACGGTTTTGATAAGATGATCAAATTGTGGGATATTGCCACAGGTAAAGAAATCAAAACTTATGAGGGACATACCGGAAATATTACATCAGTTGCTTTTTCACCGGACGGCAATCAAATAGTTTCCTGTTCCACGGATAAAACAATTAAATTATGGAATGTAGCATCAGGCAAAGAAATTAATACTTTTAAAGGAAACAAGGATAAGGTTTTTTATTTATCATTTTCCTCAAACGGTATAAATATAATTTCAAGTTCTGCAGGTAATACTTTTAAGTTCCGGGATGTTTATTCCGGGAAAGAAATAAGAACCTTTAAAGGGCATTCACATGTAGTTAAATCGGCTGTGTTATCATCTGACGGAACAAAAATAATTTCCGGTTCAAAGGATAAAACGATAAAATTATGGGATGTAGAAACCGGATATTTGTTAAAAACTTTTAAAGAGCATACAAATCCTGTTACATCAATATCAAAATCATCAGACGAAAAAAAATTACTTTTCAATACTGAAAGCAAAAATAAGATATTTTGGGATGTAGAGAAAGGCCTTGATATTAAAACCTATGAAAACTATAATAATTATGGTTATTCTATAGATTTATCTCCTGACGGAACAAAAATAATTTTTGATTACGATAATCGCGATATAAAATTATGGGATATAAAAACCGGTGATGTCATTAAAACGTTTAACGGGATTTCTAAATGGAATAAATTAGTAGTATTTTCACCTGACGGTACAAAAATAATTTCAGAGTCAATAAATAATACTCTACAATTATGGGATATTACAACCGGAAAGGTAATTAAAACATTTTCATGGAAGAATCATACACCTGATGATAATCAATGGATTAAATCCCTTGCTTTCTCCTGTGACGGGACAAGAATCACAGCTTGTTTAAATAAATGTATTAAACTTTGGGATATTGAAACAGGCAAAGAAATCAGAACTTTTAGAGAACATGAAATCGGTCGGTTTCATGATTATAATTTTGTTAGTTCTGCAGCAATTTCCGATGACGGTACAAAAATAATTTCCGGTTCAAAAAATAATAATATTATACTGTGGGATGCTGATACAGGTAAGAATATCAAAACCTTTAAAGGACATACCGATAATGTTAATTCTTTAGTTTTTTTCTCTGACGGGTCAAAAATACTTTCAGCTTCTTCAGATAACAGTATTAAGTTGTGGAATGTAAAAACCGGGAAAGAAATAAGAACCTTTAAAGGGCATATGGGAAATGTAAATTCTGCTGTTTTTTTCAAGGACGAAACAAAAATTATTTCAGGATCTTCAGATAACAGTATTAAATTATGGAATGTAGAAACAGGAAATGAACTCGTTTCAATAATTGCAATCGACAGCACAAATTGGGCAGTATATTCACCGACCGGTTTGTTTGATGCAACACCCGGGGCTATGGATAAAATGCACTATGTTGTAGGACAGGATATAATTGAACTTAACCAACTTAAAGATCGCTATTATGAACCCGGTTTACTTCGTAAAATCATGAAAGGGGAAAAATTAAGGGATGTTCACGGGTTTAATGATATAAAATTACCGCCTCATATAGAGCTTTCGCCCATATTACACGGCAAAATTGATATCAAAATCAAAAACAACCAAGCCGGTGGTATCGGACCCATACAAGTTTTTGTAAACGGTAAAGAAATTATTGATGATGCAAGA
This genomic interval carries:
- a CDS encoding ankyrin repeat domain-containing protein yields the protein MKKLTILFILTIISQILFAQQDSLNNELFKTVRKYRTRNVYDLNKIQQLIDKGADINAGFGEDNDPLLFYAVRWCRDYSKDIKLIKYLVEKGADINAVNKFNNNALYYSTDTRNLYVARYLLEKGINVNNKNSDNRTALHNAAERDGIVETLLENNADPDIQITGKEFKGWTALMLAGYKGHMDEFQALLDAGADTDIKNADGKTVWEIEPYDKISLLHHAVKHKKIVKLLLEKEFDPNLQTDDGSTPLMYAGRWGYIDVFQLLLDNGADITIKNNKGKAVWELSYEDSITVLHYAARKNNTDICKILVEIGAEVNARISESKYEFNNPGFTPLLFAIQNNNHELVKYFIETGADVNDTFPEVNDEYPLWTALHFAAKQNNLNSVLTSVNNNADKEALTKNGYTASDIAKNYGSDNVHFFLQNPKKNRIFALYKTKHYKEMYSLLKQDNSLLNYQNQDGKTLLHLCITDCNMDVLKKLLKFKPDLNVKDKTGETILFRSVLLDKKDFVKLLISKGSDVNIPNNDGYTSLYIAKKNKNKIIETLLVDKGAKQSNINAKLILPVNQAGNFYSVLFTADNTKILSGSEKNIKLWDIETGKEIKTYIGHKSRVYSIVLSPDGTQMVSGSLDKTIKLWDVSTGIEIRTFIGHTDRINSLAFSPDGTKIISCSGDGTIKLWDVTTGNIIKTFKDDKYDVTSYAFSPDNTKIIYGFDKMIKLWDIATGKEIKTYEGHTGNITSVAFSPDGNQIVSCSTDKTIKLWNVASGKEINTFKGNKDKVFYLSFSSNGINIISSSAGNTFKFRDVYSGKEIRTFKGHSHVVKSAVLSSDGTKIISGSKDKTIKLWDVETGYLLKTFKEHTNPVTSISKSSDEKKLLFNTESKNKIFWDVEKGLDIKTYENYNNYGYSIDLSPDGTKIIFDYDNRDIKLWDIKTGDVIKTFNGISKWNKLVVFSPDGTKIISESINNTLQLWDITTGKVIKTFSWKNHTPDDNQWIKSLAFSCDGTRITACLNKCIKLWDIETGKEIRTFREHEIGRFHDYNFVSSAAISDDGTKIISGSKNNNIILWDADTGKNIKTFKGHTDNVNSLVFFSDGSKILSASSDNSIKLWNVKTGKEIRTFKGHMGNVNSAVFFKDETKIISGSSDNSIKLWNVETGNELVSIIAIDSTNWAVYSPTGLFDATPGAMDKMHYVVGQDIIELNQLKDRYYEPGLLRKIMKGEKLRDVHGFNDIKLPPHIELSPILHGKIDIKIKNNQAGGIGPIQVFVNGKEIIDDARRYSSIYKTENDLKIINEKDSIRISIDITGFERYLLPNEENIISVRAYNGENYIISRPEIIKYTPPKKDVYDKNLIPDVYILSIGTSEYYNSGLNLRFAAKDARDIATGLQIAANRLFGEDKVHTYLFTSPLSNEMKMINGEVTISNFNKVFEQIGYDVTADDIVIVYLAGHGMNIDSEGDGGDFYYLTQDAHSNEFSAYSDQSIREKETLAGSDIIKLMNKLPANKQVLIIDACHSGKAVENLMASRDMSSSTIRALDRMRDRTGMHIITGSTADAVSYESNQFGQGILTYSLLEGLKGASLKEGKFVDVMLWFQRAKNRVPDLASGLGGIQDPVIFSPYVEGKYKEGAESFEIGELNSDDKKLIPLADSKPIFVLSLFNDADNFDDHLEISEKVDEKLRDLTAKGSDAPLILLETRNFPSAYKLRGQYKVTGDKINLKVNLFKGKDIIQSFEFTGNKNEINSINQKIIDEILLIKI